One window from the genome of Anopheles coluzzii chromosome X, AcolN3, whole genome shotgun sequence encodes:
- the LOC120953968 gene encoding neurobeachin isoform X7, with product MADLTRPPLCDIKRPEEVVKMSMTDNLKFAVLIGLIEVGQVSNREVVNTVLHLLVGGEFDMELNFVVQDAQNVKHMLELLDHCPANLQAEVWSVFIAILKKSVRNLQACTEIGLIEHVLARLQQAEPIVADLLIEMLGVLASYSITVKELKLLFGAMKAVNGKWPRHSAKLLNVLKQMPHRNGPDVFFSFPGRKGSAIVLPPLAKWPYENGFTFSTWFRLDPINSVNIEREKPYLYCFKTSKGVGYTAHFVGNCLVLTSMKVKGKGFQHCVKYEFQPRKWYMIAIVYIYNRWTKSEIKCLVNGQLASSTEMAWLVSTNDPFDKCYVGATPELDEERVFCGQMAAIYLFSEALTTQQICAMHRLGPGYKSQFRFDNECYLNLPDNHKRVSEAKAILSSLSPTPLAPTESTIHRTLVSGSTAAAAAAATSAAAADHHPSSFSSPTTVALASPGVALASAAPGSGGEPFDLVSVLYDGKLSSAIVFMYNPVATDGQLCLQSAPKGNLSYFVHTPHSLMLQDVKAVVTHSIHCTLNSIGGIQVLFPLFSQLDMPYEGTDVRKDPTLCAKLLGFICELVESSQTVQQHMIQNRGFLVISFMLQRSSRDHLSLDVLGSFLSLTKYLVTCLSANSDLLLKQLFCFSFLTWQLLDHVLFNPSLWIYTPATVQARLYAYLATEFLSDTQIYSNVRRVSTVLQTVHTLKFYYWVVNPRAKSGITPKGLDGPRPAQKDILAIRAYILLFLKQLIMIGNGAKDDELQSILNYLMTMHEDENLHDVLQMLISLMSEHPSSMVPAFDVKHGVRTIFKLLAAESQLIRLQALKLLGFFLSRSTHKRKYDVMSPHNLYTLLAERLLLYEESVSLPTYNVLYEIMTEHISQQILYAKHPEPESHYRLENPMILKVVATLIRQSKQSEQLIEVKKLFLSDMTLLCNNNRENRRTVLQMSVWQEWLIAMAYIHPKNSEEQKLSDMVYSLFRMLLHHAIKYEYGGWRVWVDTLAIVHSKVSYEEFKLQFAQMYEHYEKHRTDNITDPALRQQRPISTISGWEHGANGSTGAGTGKEGELDMHGKCVKQMAVPPGTAVAPGCVCEPETGETMIDTSVMVKQQQAIAFQDAPAGSNGYVRGGEPDLLEEDETCLPDGPQDGMDGEEEEENDDADGVDEEEEEVEEEEEDEEQDEEEGDEQRAFGSGQQQVPGSEPTACSQTSATNTNTTTTEHVVKTIVDEIIDKSANMLVEQQQPQHGETKEAPAEPTSSPVIKDEEIELAVNEVVKMNQNSLKAVEGEGGDMDAGADSNQQCGDESTRGSVEPVGTSEPSTVSSSPSVVCVSDRSNDRATVPASPVLQGEPDARKVAAAVDSIVEELLDRCFPASEHEEGDGATALAAEMQEVVESIITDAVEKAEKGASTAVVGEQQQDGSGTDVQRHHHHHRHHPHHHHHHHHHHAHEGEEHQRISVVSDAMEGMAISEKQRAGGNSLIEEDEEEVEEEEEEEEEEEEEEEEDDGEVLVAETEEPLDASDERAGGAVSVDTASDGAATGTADSGKPNSNSTISTGSKRAVSVSTNTQQYLDAQSHPKQAAQPLQQQPTTASQTPPVQPMSYESGSSTAGGGGVKRSKSSSTRPMFSPGPTRPPFRIPEFKWSYIHQRLLSDVLFSLETDIQVWRSHSTKSVLDFVNSAENAIFVVNTVHLISQLADNLIIACGGLLPLLASATSPNSELDVLEPTQGMPLDVAVSFLQRLVNMADVLIFASSLNFSELEAEKNMSSGGILRQCLRLVCTCAVRNCLECKERTRGLYNGMSLKDIPGGVHLQALIRGAQSTSKTIIESLSGPMSPVKDPEKLLQDMDINRLRAVIYRDVKRLFQEETKQAQFLSLAIVYFISVLMVSKYRDILEPPVELQIHRNSSPVIHRSTPTQGTQSMQEGDYEVIVVDENNSSVIADNDSHSSGPLSIKAVTSASNSRRTSTVKQYHPTDHPGLPAAVNTGEPHLHSCYQQPMLSSVGLTGTMATVTAPSATATIAVSDERSELAQRAVPQGQVKSVDSDGGSLNLNSTENDPQEVETSSEIMPDDNKPTNSNDESWTDVNLNDDGASELKPPRTDGGALGIGGVPGSNGSGVGTGAGSLGPMASALSGRMDGVTGASVNLGGGAGGTGGVKHESDIAVVRVPDGYGGQVVGPTGGSVRGRPEDLNLKAPFVSQLPLAIPSREASLTQKLEIALGPVCPLLREIMVDFAPFLSKTLVGSHGQELLMEGKGLTTFKNSHSVVELVMLLCSQEWQNSLQKHAGLAFIELINEGRLLSHAMKDHIVRVANEAEFILNRMRADDVLKHADFESQCAQTLLERREEERMCDHLITAARRRDNVIASRLLEKVRNIMGNRHGAWGDMNANYQKQIFWKLDAWEDDARRRKRMVQNPRGSSHPQATLKASLENGTTGGTVAAATSSTASTAATSADEAVGSGDTTTPTSARLAGGGGGVAREEIYSQIAVPRSQQPDLLDDSELLIEDRELDLDLTGPVNISTKAKLIAPGLVAPGTMSITSTEMYFEVDEENGEFQQIDQEVLKYCDHLHGKWYFSEIRAIFSRRYLLQNVALEIFLASRTSILFAFPDQHTVKKVIKALPRVGVGIKYGIPQTRRASMMSPRQLMRNSNMTQKWQRREISNFEYLMFLNTIAGRTYNDLNQYPVFPWVITNYESRELDLSQPSNYRDLSKPIGALNPSRREYFEERYETWDTPGIPPFHYGTHYSTAAFVLNWLIRIEPFTTMFLALQGGKFDHPDRLFSSVALSWKNCQRDTSDVKELIPEWYFLPEMFYNASDYRLGQRDDGSTVGDVELPPWAKTPEEFVRINRMALESEFVSCQLHQWIDLIFGYKQRGPEAMRATNVFYYLTYEGSVDLDTIGDPVTRDAIENQIRNFGQTPSLLLMEPHPPRSSAMHLSPMMFNTMPDDVCMSLKFHLNSPIIHISANTYPQLPLPSVVTVTAGHQFAVNRWNCQYTASIQSPSYAESTQNLNANLPLTMDPLLSQINGHNNSNQQNRRHLGDNFSQKLQIKSNCYVTTVDSRFLIACGFWDNSFRVFSTETAKIVQIIFGHFGVVTCLSRSECNITSDCYIASGSADCTILLWHWNARTQSIVGEGEIPTPRATLTGHETAVTSVVISAELGLVVSGSINGPVLVHTTFGDLLRSLEAPKDFISPENITLSREGFIVVNYDEGSVAAYTINGKLLRYESHNDNLQCMLLSRDGEYLMTAGNKGIVEVWRTFNLAPLYAFPACNSGIRSLALTHDQKYLLAGLATGSIIVFHIDFNRWHHEYQQRY from the exons ATGGCAGATCTTACGCGACCGCCGCTGTGTGACATCAAGCGACCCGAGGAAGTGGTGAAAATGTCGATGACGGACAACCTCAAGTTCGCCGTCCTGATCGGGCTGATCGAGGTGGGCCAGGTGTCGAACCGGGAGGTGGTCAACACGGTGCTGCATCTG CTGGTCGGCGGCGAATTCGACATGGAGCTTAACTTCGTCGTGCAGGACGCGCAGAACGTGAAACACATGCTCGAGCTGCTGGATCACTGTCCGGCCAACCTGCAGGCTGAGGTGTGGAGCGTGTTCATCGCGATCCTGAAGAAGAGCGTCCGCAACCTTCAGGCGTGCACCGAGATCGGCCTGATCGAGCATGTGCTGGCACGGTTGCAGCAGGCCGAACCCATCGTGGCCG ATTTGCTCATCGAGATGCTTGGTGTGCTCGCCAGTTACAGTATTACGGTGAAGGAGCTGAAGCTGCTGTTCGGCGCAATGAAGGCGGTGAACGGGAAATGGCCCCGCCATTCGGCCAAGCTGCTGAACGTGCTGAAGCAGATGCCACACCGGAACGGGCCTGACGTGTTTTTCAGCTTCCCAGGCCGTAAGGGTTCG GCAATCGTGCTGCCACCGTTGGCGAAATGGCCGTACGAGAACGGATTCACTTTTAGCACCTGGTTTCGGCTGGATCCGATTAACTCGGTTAACATAGAGCGTGAAAAGCCCTACCTATACTG TTTTAAAACGTCCAAGGGTGTCGGTTACACGGCACACTTTGTGGGCAACTGCCTGGTGCTAACGTCCATGAAGGTGAAGGGTAAGGGTTTCCAGCACTGCGTCAAGTACGAGTTTCAGCCGCGCAAGTGGTACATGATTGCCATTGTATATATCTACAACCGGTGGACGAAGAGTGAGATCAAGTGCCTGGTGAATGGGCAGCTAGCGTCAAGCACGGAAATGGCCTGGCTAGTGTCGACGAACGAT CCGTTCGACAAGTGTTACGTTGGCGCCACGCCGGAGCTGGACGAGGAGCGCGTGTTCTGCGGACAGATGGCCGCCATCTATCTCTTCTCGGAGGCACTAACCACGCAGCAGATCTGTGCAATGCATCGGCTCGGCCCTGGCTACAAG TCCCAGTTCCGCTTTGACAACGAGTGCTATCTGAATCTGCCGGACAACCACAAGCGGGTGAGTGAGGCGAAAGCCATCCTATCGTCGCTTTCCCCAACGCCACTGGCTCCGACCGAGTCCACTATCCATAGAACGCTCGTGAGTGGtagcactgctgctgccgccgctgctgctactagTGCCGCCGCTGCCGACCACCACCCATCCTCGTTTTCCTCACCCACGACCGTGGCCTTGGCCAGTCCCGGTGTTGCGCTTGCTTCCGCCGCCCCGGGCTCCGGTGGCGAACCGTTTGATTTAGTATCC GTACTGTACGATGGCAAACTGTCCAGCGCTATCGTCTTCATGTACAATCCGGTCGCTACCGACGGTCAGCTGTGCTTACAGTCGGCTCCCAAGGGCAATCTGTCGTACTTTGTGCACACACCGCACTCGCTTATGCTGCAG GACGTAAAGGCTGTCGTGACTCATTCCATCCACTGTACGCTGAACTCCATCGGCGGTATACAGGTGCTGTTTCCGCTCTTTTCCCAGCTTGATATGCCTTACGAAGGCACAGATGTGCGAAAGGATCCAACGCTATG TGCCAAATTGCTTGGATTCATTTGCGAACTCGTCGAAAGTTCACAAACGGTACAGCAGCACATGATACAG AATCGTGGTTTCCTGGTGATATCCTTCATGCTTCAGCGTTCCTCCCGCGATCACCTCTCGCTAGACGTGCTGGGATCGTTTCTGAGTCTTACCAAGTATCTGGTGACCTGCCTGTCCGCCAACTCGGATCTCTTGCTCAAACAG CTCTTCTGTTTCTCTTTCCTAACCTGGCAGCTGCTAGATCACGTGCTGTTCAATCCGTCACTGTGGATCTACACGCCCGCGACGGTACAGGCCCGCCTGTACGCGTACCTGGCGACGGAGTTCCTCAGCGACACGCAGATCTACAGCAACGTGCGGCGCGTCAGCACCGTCTTGCAGACGGTGCACACGCTCAAGTTCTACTACTGGGTGGTGAACCCGCGCGCCAAGAGCGGCATCACGCCGAAGGGTCTCGATGGACCCCGGCCGGCCCAAAAGGACATCCTTGCGATTCGTGCGTATATCCTGCTGTTCCTGAAGCAGCTAATCATGATCGGCAACGGTGCGAAGGACGACGAGCTGCAGAGCATCCTTAACTATCTGATGACGATGCACGAGGACGAGAACCTGCACGACGTGCTGCAGATGCTGATCTCGCTGATGTCCGAGCATCCGAGCTCGATGGTGCCGGCGTTCGACGTGAAGCATGGCGTGCGCACCATCTTCAAGCTGCTCGCCGCCGAAAGTCAGCTGATACGGTTGCAGGCACTCAAGCTGCTGGGCTTTTTCCTGTCGCGTAGCACGCACAA GCGCAAGTACGATGTGATGTCGCCGCACAATCTGTATACGCTGCTGGCCGaacggctgctgctgtacgaGGAGTCCGTCTCGCTGCCTACGTACAACGTGCTGTACGAGATTATGACCGAGCACATCTCGCAGCAGATACTGTATGCCAAGCATCCCGAACCGGAAAGCCACTACCGGCTGGAAAACCCGATGATCTTGAAGGTGGTGGCCACGCTAATCCGCCAGTCGAAGCAGTCGGAGCAGCTGATCGAGGTGAAGAAGCTGTTCCTCTCCGACATGACGCTGCTGTGCAACAACAATCGCGAAAACCGGCGCACCGTACTGCAGATGAGCGTCTGGCAGGAGTGGCTGATCGCGATGGCGTACATCCATCCGAAGAACTCGGAGGAGCAGAAGCTGTCCGACATGGTGTACTCGCTGTTCCGCATGCTGCTCCATCACGCGATCAAGTACGAGTACGGCGGATGGCGCGTCTGGGTGGACACACTCGCGATCGTCCACTCGAAGGTGTCGTACGAGGAGTTTAAGTTGCAGTTCGCTCAAATGTACGAGCACTACGAGAAGCACAGGACGGACAATATTACCGATCCGGCGCTGCGCCAGCAGCGGCCGATCAGCACTATCAGCGGCTGGGAGCACGGTGCGAACGGGAGCACCGGTGCCGGCACCGGCAAGGAGGGTGAGCTGGACATGCACGGCAAGTGCGTGAAGCAGATGGCGGTACCGCCGGGAACGGCGGTGGCGCCCGGGTGCGTTTGCGAGCCGGAAACGGGCGAAACGATGATCGACACGAGCGTGAtggtgaagcagcagcaggcgatCGCGTTTCAGGACGCGCCGGCGGGCAGTAATGGTTACGTGCGGGGAGGCGAACCGGACCTGCTCGAGGAGGACGAAACGTGCCTGCCCGATGGCCCGCAGGATGGGATGGACGgtgaagaggaggaagagaaCGACGACGCCGATGGGGTGgatgaggaagaggaagaagtggaggaagaggaagaggatgaAGAGCAGGATGAGGAGGAAGGGGATGAGCAACGAGCGTTCGGTAGTGGGCAGCAGCAGGTGCCTGGCAGCGAACCGACCGCCTGCAGCCAAACGTCAGCCACCAataccaacaccaccaccaccgagcaTGTGGTGAAAACGATCGTCGATGAAATCATCGACAAGTCAGCCAATATGCtggtggagcagcagcagccgcagcacgGTGAGACCAAGGAGGCACCGGCCGAACCGACCTCCTCGCCAGTGATCAAAGACGAGGAGATCGAGCTGGCGGTGAACGAGGTCGTAAAGATGAACCAGAACTCACTCAAAGCGGTCGAAGGGGAAGGAGGCGATATGGATGCTGGCGCCGACAGCAACCAGCAGTGTGGCGACGAATCGACCCGCGGCAGTGTTGAGCCGGTCGGCACGTCGGAACCGTCCACCGTCAGCAGCTCGCCGTCAGTAGTGTGCGTCAGTGATAGGTCAAATGATAGAGCAACCGTGCCAGCGTCGCCGGTGCTGCAGGGCGAACCGGACGCACGGAAGGTGGCTGCCGCAGTGGACAGCATCGTGGAGGAGCTCCTTGATCGGTGCTTCCCTGCATCGGAGCATGAGGAGGGTGACGGTGCGACGGCACTTGCCGCCGAGATGCAGGAGGTGGTGGAATCGATCATAACGGATGCGGTCGAGAAGGCGGAGAAAGGCGCAAGCACTGCAGTGGTCGGCGAGCAACAGCAGGATGGCAGTGGTACTGATGTGcagcgccaccaccatcaccatcgtcaccatcctcatcatcaccatcaccatcatcatcaccacgcTCACGAGGGTGAGGAGCATCAGCGCATTTCCGTGGTGTCGGATGCGATGGAGGGTATGGCAATCAGTGAGAAGCAGCGCGCCGGTGGCAACAGTTTGATCGAGGAGGACGAAGAAGAAGTggaagaagaggaggaggaagaagaggaagaggaagaggaggaagaggaggatgaTGGGGAGGTATTGGTGGCCGAGACGGAGGAACCGCTCGATGCTTCCGATGAgcgtgctggtggtgctgttaGCGTAGACACTGCCAGTGACGGAGCCGCTACCGGTACGGCGGACAGTGGCAAACCGAACAGCAATAGTACGATCAGTACCGGATCCAAGCGTGCCGTTAGCGTGTCCACCAATACACAACAGTATCTCGATGCACAATCGCACCCGAAACAAGCCGCCCagccgctgcagcagcaaccgacAACGGCCTCACAAACGCCACCGGTGCAACCGATGAGCTACGAAAGTGGCAGTAGTAccgctggcggtggtggtgtcaAGCGTTCCAAGTCATCATCGACACGACCCATGTTTTCGCCCGGCCCGACCCGGCCCCCGTTCCGCATACCGGAGTTTAAATGGTCCTACATCCATCAGCGTCTGCTCTCCGACGTGCTCTTCTCGCTCGAAACCGACATCCAGGTGTGGCGCAGCCACTCGACCAAGAGCGTCCTCGACTTTGTCAACTCGGCGGAGAATGCCATCTTCGTGGTCAACACGGTGCATCTGATCTCGCAGCTAGCGGACAATTTGATCATTGCGTGCGGTgggctgctgccactgctggcCAGCGCCACCTCGCCCAATTCCGAACTGGACGTGCTCGAGCCGACGCAGGGCATGCCGCTCGACGTGGCCGTCTCGTTCCTGCAGCGGCTGGTCAACATGGCGGACGTGCTGATATTTGCCAGCTCGCTCAACTTCAGCGAGCTCGAGGCGGAGAAGAACATGTCGTCCGGCGGCATACTGCGCCAGTGCTTGCGGCTGGTATGCACCTGCGCGGTTCGCAACTGTCTCGAGTGCAAGGAGCGTACGCGCGGCCTGTACAACGGCATGTCGCTCAAGGACATTCCGGGCGGGGTGCATCTGCAGGCGCTGATACGCGGTGCCCAGTCAACGTCCAAGACGATCATCGAGTCGCTGTCCGGGCCGATGAGCCCGGTCAAGGATCCGGAAAAGCTGCTCCAGGACATGGACATCAATCGGCTGCGGGCGGTCATATACCGCGATGTG AAACGACTCTTTCAGGAGGAAACGAAGCAGGCACAGTTCCTGTCCCTCGCCATCGTGTACTTCATCTCGGTGCTGATGGTGTCGAAGTATCGGGACATCCTGGAACCGCCGGTCGAGCTGCAGATACACCGCAACTCTTCGCCGGTCATCCATCGCTCGACGCCAACACAGG GAACTCAATCCATGCAGGAAGGTGATTACGAGGTGATAGTGGTCGACGAGAACAACTCCTCCGTTATAGCGGACAACGATTCACACTCCAGTGGTCCACTGTCGATAAAG GCCGTAACTTCCGCTAGCAACTCGAGGCGTACGTCGACGGTGAAGCAATATCATCCGACCGATCATCCAGGACTACCCGCGGCGGTTAACACAGGCGAACCGCACCTTCATTCCTGCTACCAGCAGCCAATGCTCTCGTCGGTCGGTCTGACCGGCACCATGGCCACAGTGACAGCACCGTCCGCGACAGCAACCATCGCCGTAAGCGACGAACGTTCGGAGCTAGCGCAGCGTGCAGTACCCCAGGGACAGGTGAAG agcgTCGACTCCGATGGCGGTTCGCTGAATCTGAACTCGACCGAGAACGATCCACAGGAAGTGGAAACATCGAGCGAAATTATGCCGGACGATAACAAACCGACGAACTCGAACGATGAAAGCTGGACGGACGTGAACCTGAACGACGATGGGGCGAGCGAGTTGAAGCCGCCGCGCACGGACGGTGGTGCGTTGGGCATTGGCGGTGTGCCCGGCAGCAACGGTAGCGGTGTCGGTACGGGCGCGGGAAGCCTTGGCCCGATGGCCAGCGCGCTTAGTGGCCGGATGGATGGCGTCACGGGAGCGAGCGTGAACTTGGGCGGCGGGGCCGGCGGTACCGGCGGCGTGAAGCACGAGTCGGACATTGCCGTGGTGCGCGTACCGGACGGATACGGTGGCCAGGTGGTGGGTCCGACCGGCGGTTCGGTACGTGGCCGGCCGGAGGACCTCAACCTGAAGGCGCCGTTTGTGAGCCAGCTGCCGCTGGCAATACCGTCGCGCGAGGCCAGCCTCACCCAGAAGCTGGAAATAGCGCTCGGTCCAGTCTGTCCCCTGTTGCGCGAAATCATGGTCGACTTTGCACCGTTCCTGTCAAAAACGCTCGTCGGCTCGCACGGCCAGGAGCTGCTGATGGAGGGCAAGGGGCTGACGACGTTCAAGAACAGCCATTCGGTGGTGGAGCTGGTGATGCTGCTCTGCTCGCAGGAGTGGCAGAATAGCCTGCAGAAGCACGCGGGCCTCGCGTTCATCGAGCTGATCAACGAGGGCCGGCTGCTGTCGCACGCGATGAAGGACCACATCGTGCGGGTCGCAAACGAGGCCGAGTTCATACTGAATCGCATGCGGGCGGACGACGTGCTGAAGCACGCTGACTTTGAATCCCAGTGCGCCCAAACGCTGCTCGAACGGAGGGAGGAGGAGCGCATGTGCGACCATCTGATCACGGCGGCCCGCCGCCGGGACAACGTGATCGCGAGCCGGCTGCTGGAGAAGGTACGCAACATCATGGGCAACCGGCACGGGGCGTGGGGCGACATGAACGCGAACTACCAGAAGCAGATCTTCTGGAAGCTGGACGCGTGGGAGGACGACGCGCGGCGCCGGAAGCGCATGGTGCAGAACCCGCGCGGCTCCAGCCATCCGCAGGCGACGCTGAAGGCGTCGCTCGAGAATGGTACGACCGGGGGAACGGTGGCAGCGGCCACCTCCAGCACCGCCAGCACCGCAGCAACCAGCGCAGACGAAGCGGTCGGTAGTGGGGACACGACAACCCCGACCAGTGCCCGACtggctggtggtggcggtggtgtggCGCGGGAGGAAATCTACTCGCAGATTGCTGTTCCCCGGTCGCAGCAGCCCGACCTGCTGGACGATTCGGAGCTGCTGATCGAGGACCGGGAGCTGGACCTCGACCTGACCGGCCCGGTCAACATCAGCACGAAGGCGAAGCTGATCGCGCCCGGCCTGGTGGCGCCCGGCACCATGTCAATTACCTCCACCGAGATGTACTTCGAGGTGGACGAGGAGAACGGCGAGTTCCAGCAGATCGACCAGGAGGTGCTGAAGTACTGCGATCATCTGCACGGCAAGTGGTACTTCTCCGAGATACGGGCCATCTTTTCCCGTCGCTATCTGCTGCAGAACGTCGCACTCGAGATCTTCCTTGCTAGTCGCACCTCGATCCTGTTTGCCTTCCCCGACCAGCACACGGTGAAGAAGGTGATCAAGGCGCTGCCGCGGGTGGGCGTCGGCATCAAGTACGGCATCCCGCAAACGCGCCGCGCGTCGATGATGTCGCCCCGGCAGCTGATGCGCAACTCGAACATGACGCAGAAGTGGCAGCGGCGCGAGATCTCCAACTTTGAGTATCTGATGTTCCTGAACACGATCGCGGGCCGCACGTACAACGATCTCAACCAGTACCCGGTGTTCCCGTGGGTCATCACCAACTACGAGTCGCGCGAGCTCGACCTCAGCCAGCCGTCGAACTATCGCGACCTTTCCAAACCGATCGGTGCGCTCAATCCGAGCCGGCGCGAGTACTTCGAGGAGCGGTACGAAACGTGGGACACGCCCGGCATACCGCCGTTCCACTACGGCACGCACTACTCGACCGCCGCCTTCGTGCTGAACTGGCTGATCCGCATCGAGCCGTTCACGACGATGTTCCTGGCGCTGCAGGGCGGCAAGTTTGACCATCCCGATCGGCTGTTCTCGTCCGTCGCGCTGTCGTGGAAGAACTGCCAGCGCGACACGTCCGACGTGAAGGAGCTCATTCCGGAGTGGTACTTCCTGCCGGAAATGTTCTACAACGCGTCCGACTACCGGCTCGGGCAGCGCGACGACGGCAGCACGGTCGGGGACGTCGAGCTGCCGCCGTGGGCGAAAACGCCCGAGGAGTTTGTGCGCATCAACCGGATGGCGCTCGAGTCGGAGTTCGTCTCCTGCCAGCTGCACCAGTGGATCGACCTCATCTTCGGCTACAAGCAGCGCGGCCCGGAAGCGATGCGGGCGACGAACGTGTTCTACTACCTCACGTACGAGGGCAGCGTTGATCTGGACACGATCGGAGATCCGGTGACGCGGGACGCGATCGAGAATCAGATCCGCAACTTCGGTCAAACGCCcagcctgctgctgatggagCCGCATCCGCCCCGGTCGTCCGCCATGCACCTGTCGCCGATGATGTTCAACACGATGCCGGACGACGTGTGCATGTCGCTCAAGTTCCATCTCAACTCGCCGATCATACACATCTCGGCGAACACGTACCCGCAGCTGCCGCTGCCGTCGGTCGTCACCGTGACTGCGGGGCACCAGTTTGCGGTCAATCGCTGGAACTGCCAGTACACCGCCAGCATCCAGAGCCCGAGCTACGCCGAGTCGACGCAAAACCTGAACGCGAACCTGCCGCTCACTATGGATCCGCTGCTGT cacaAATCAAtggacacaacaacagcaaccagcAGAATCGGCGCCACCTGGGCGACAACTTTAGCCAGAAGCTGCAGATCAAGTCGAACTGCTACGTCACCACCGTGGACAGCCGGTTCCTGATCGCGTGCGGCTTCTGGGACAACAGCTTCCGCGTGTTCTCCACCGAGACGGCCAAGATCGTGCAGATCATCTTCGGTCACTTTGGCGTGGTGACCTGCCTGTCGCGGTCGGAGTGTAACATCACGTCCGATTGCTACATTGCGTCCGGGTCGGCCGACTGCACCATACTGCTGTGGCACTGGAATGCCCGCACGCAGTCGATTGTTGGCGAGGGCGAG ATACCAACACCTCGCGCTACGCTGACAGGACACGAGACGGCCGTCACGTCGGTGGTGATCAGTGCCGAGCTCGGTCTGGTTGTTTCCGGTTCGATAA ACGGCCCGGTACTAGTCCACACGACGTTCGGTGATTTGTTGCGGTCGCTGGAGGCGCCGAAGGATTTCATCTCGCCAGAAAACATAACGCTCTCGCGCGAAGGTTTCATCGTCGTCAACTATGACGAGGGCAGCGTGGCCGCGTACACGATCAACGGAAAGCTGCTGCGCTACGAGTCGCACAACGATAATCTGCAG TGCATGCTGCTGTCTCGGGATGGCGAGTATTTAATGACCGCCGGTAACAAGGGCATCGTGGAGGTGTGGCGAACGTTCAACCTCGCACCGCTGTACGCTTTCCCGGCCTGCAACAGTGGTATACGTTCGCTGGCCCTCACGCACGACCAGAA GTATTTGCTGGCCGGTTTGGCGACTGGATCCATCATCGTGTTCCATATCGACTTCAACCGCTGGCATCACGAGTACCAGCAGCGCTACTGA